In Colletotrichum higginsianum IMI 349063 chromosome 1, whole genome shotgun sequence, one genomic interval encodes:
- a CDS encoding Ctr copper transporter family protein, with amino-acid sequence MMVNLISLALPLAFATITVARNLTVDVSITSKNGVYNISAPETNVDVTNIMIGLSTQSNDFSADYFVGYANVSGTYQLALTYCEPDSGPGRVLQILTHGVGFDRSYWDFPANGYNYSYVAPVVDDHGYSTFSWDRVGIAESTHGDPINEIQGWLEVAALKALTDKLRAGTIPEVGSTFDKIVHVGHSLGSIHTYALTAAYPDISDGIILTGFAPNVTFITALLLGGAFVQASDYAEGYFAVSYEGAMQICFFAPGYFDPAILRLAYESSSPVTVGELFTIGGEIGQLSAFAKPAFVIAGERDLIFCGGDCYATGIPELLSLPAALRVLLQGATPFEAAVVNNTGHGLTLLRSTIADRWLLQGYSHVEVTSKIQEFLSENGLANKASCS; translated from the exons ATGATGGTCAACTTAATCTCCCTCGCGCTTCCGCTGGCGTTTGCAACCATTACGGTGGCACGG AACCTCACGGTCGATGTCTCGATCACGTCGAAGAATGGCGTCTATAACATCTCGGCCCCTGAGACCAACGTCGATGTCACAAACATCATGATCGGTCTCTCAACTCAGTCAAACGACTTTTCAGCAGATTACTTCGTCGGT TACGCCAACGTCAGCGGCACCTACCAGCTTGCATTAACATATTGCGAACCAGATTCAGGCCCTGGTCGTGTGCTCCAGATCCTTACCCACGGTGTTGGCTTTGACCGTAGTTACTGGGACTTCCCAGCCAACGGCTATAACTATAGCTATGTGGCCCCTGTTGTTGACGACCACGGCTACTCGACTTTCTCCTGGGATCGCGTCGGTATTGCTGAGTCGACACATGGCGACCCTATCAACGAAATTCAGGGCTGGCTTGAGGTCGCTGCTCTCAAGGCACTGACGGATAAGCTGCGCGCTGGCACCATCCCAGAGGTTGGCTCTACGTTTGACAAGATTGTCCACGTCGGTCACTCGCTCGGGTCAATCCACACGTATGCGCTCACAGCAGCATACCCAGACATCTCAGATGGCATTATCCTGACAGGGTTTGCGCCAAACGTAACCTTTATTACAGCCCTTTTGCTCGGCGGCGCATTTGTCCAGGCTAGCGACTACGCAGAGGGGTATTTCGCggtttcgtacgagggcgCTATGCAAATCTGCTTCTTTGCGCCAGGATACTTTGATCCGGCTATCCTGAGGTTGGCGTATGAGAGCAGTAGCCCCGTAACGGTCGGTGAGCTGTTCACCATCGGGGGGGAAATTGGGCAACTCAGTGCGTTTGCGAAGCCCGCATTCGTCATCGCCGGTG AAAGAGACCTCATATTCTGCGGGGGTGATTGCTATGCAACTGGCATTCCCGAGCTGCTCTCGCTCCCGGCTGCGCTTCGTGTTCTCCTCCAGGGTGCGACCCCgttcgaggccgccgtggttAATAACACGGGCCATGGCCTGACTCTT CTCCGTTCAACGATTGCTGACCGTTGGCTTCTCCAGGGCTACTCCCATGTCGAAGTGACTAGCAAGATCCAAGAGTTTCTAAGCGAGAATGGCTTGGCCAACAAggcttcttgttcttga
- a CDS encoding Zinc-binding dehydrogenase: protein MAATMKALVTQGDKTAKVQEVAKPQPGPGEILIKVSAVAQNPTDWKSTAAVPAGRIVGCDFAGTIADPNGTSFKPGQRVAGWVHGASVDPLRGAFAEYLVTESTLVFPIPDSLTDSEAAVISLAFATSVQALFQRMGLPDPENPAKEPIPVLINGGTGSVGLYAIQLAKKAGLRVIATGGKKNHELLKSLGADVTIDYRDEDWIEQVRKAADDNLQHVFDTISEVETTTAVAKAVSPKGGHVMCILPRKADEVGAPQGVKVESTLGYTVFGRSLKYGAFDNIDGAKPEDKKFWEKYLKLLPKWLEDGSIKPNPTKEFGGLEDIPKGFELQAKGGVSAEKLVYKISQ from the exons ATGGCTGCCACAATGAAAGCCCTCGTAACCCAAGGTGACAAGACCGCCAAGGTCCAGGAG GTCGCGAAGCCTCAGCCCGGCCCCGGCGAGATCCTCATCAAAGTCTCCGCCGTAGCCCAGAACCCCACCGACTGGAAATctaccgccgccgtgcccgcAGGCCGCATCGTCGGCTGCGACTTCGCAGGCACCATCGCCGACCCCAACGGCACCTCTTTCAAGCCCGGTCAGCGCGTCGCCGGCTGGGTTCACGGCGCCAGTGTCGATCCTCTCCGCGGCGCCTTCGCGGAGTACCTCGTCACCGAGAGcaccctcgtcttccccaTCCCCGACAGCCTCACTGActccgaggccgccgtcatctccCTCGCTTTCGCCACGTCCGTGCAGGCCCTATTCCAGCGCATGGGACTCCCCGATCCGGAGAACCCGGCCAAGGAGCCAATCCCCGTGCTGATCAACGGAGGCACCGGCAGCGTGGGTCTGTATGCTATCCAACttgcgaagaaggccggtCTGCGCGTCATCGCCACcggcggcaagaagaacCACGAGCTCCTGAAGAgcctgggcgccgacgtcACCATCGACTATCGCGACGAGGACTGGATCGAGCAGGTCAggaaggcggcggacgaTAACTTGCAGCACGTGTTTGACACCATCAGCGAGGTCGagaccaccaccgccgtcgccaaggccgtctcGCCAAAGGGCGGCCATGTCATGTGCATCCTGCCCCGgaaggccgacgaggtcggcgccccgcagggcgtcaaggtcgagaGCACGCTCGGGTACACCGTCTTCGGGCGGAGCCTCAAGTACGGCGCCTTCGACAACATCGACGGGGCGAAGCCCGAGGACAAGAAGTTCTGGGAGAAGTACCTCAAGCTCCTGCCGAAGTGGTTGGAGGACGGAAGCATCAAGCCAAACCCGACCAAGGAGTTTGGCGGGCTGGAAGACATCCCCAAAGGCTTCGAACTACAGGCCAAGGGTGGTGTGAGTGCGGAAAAGTTGGTGTATAAGATTTCTCAGTAG
- a CDS encoding Glycosyl hydrolase family 18 → MSFAKLSLAALLAVSASAAPCPDNATTGIVASTYFAGYHANRGFPVSSMPWEKYTDVKYAFAETSADGSLNLTKSAPDQLPVFVSAAHEHNVKALVSIGGWTGSRFFSTSIGSAENRTAFVKTCLDLVEKYNLDGLDFDWEYPNRQGLGCNAINPDDTANFIAFLKELRQKQTKPLFLTAATSLNPWFDAAGVSSANGTLAPFTETLDYLMVMGYDIYGAWAATGGPNAPLAFSCDSRNNQGGIKEGVDKWINAGIPASKLVLAVGAYGHGFSVNSTSAFTAPGVLNAYPPQNSSHRFQGSSWDDDPPIDDCGNAQPPSGTYTFWSMVTEGKFLDDAGKPREGIATGYDDCSQTPFLYNETAQVWVSYDNVESLTAKGKYITSSKLAGFAMWEAGGDHKNIVVDAIRSAVGL, encoded by the exons ATGTCCTTCGCTAAGTTGTCGCTCgcggccttgctggccgtGAGCGCTTCGGCCGCGCCATGCCCCGACAACGCCACTACCGGCATCGTGGCCTCGACGTATTTTGCGGGATACCACGCCAACCGCGGGTTCCCCGTGTCGAGCATGCCGTGGGAGAAGTACACGGATGTCAAGTACGCCTTCGCCGAGACGTCGGCCGACGGCAGCCTCAACCTGACAAAGTCCGCTCCCGACCAGCTGCCCGtcttcgtctcggccgcccaTGAGCAC AACGTCAAGGCGCTCGTCTCTATCGGTGGCTGGACTGGAAGCCGCTTCTTCAGCACTTCCATTGGCAGCGCCGAGAACCGCACCGCTTTCGTCAAGACTTGCTTGGATCTTGTCGAGAAGTACAACTTGGACG GTCTGGACTTTGACTGGGAGTACCCCAACCGCCAGGGCCTCGGCTGCAACGCCATTAACCCCGACGACACGGCCAACTTCATCGCCTTCCTCAAGGAGCTTAGGCAGAAGCAGACCAAGCCCCTGTTCCTGACGGCGGCTACCAGCCTCAACCCGTGGTtcgacgcggccggcgtcTCGAGCGCCAACGGCACGCTCGCGCCCTTCACCGAGACGCTCGACTACCTCATGGTCATGGGCTACGACATCTACGGCGCCTGGGCCGCGACGGGCGGACCCAACGCGCCCCTCGCCTTCTCGTGCGACTCCCGCAACAACCAGGGCGGCATCaaggagggcgtcgacaaGTGGATCAACGCCGGCATCCCCGCCAgcaagctcgtcctcgccgtcggcgcctACGGCCACGGCTTCTCCGTCAACTCGACCAGCGCCTTCACGGCCCCGGGCGTCCTCAACGCCTACCCGCCGCAGAACAGCAGCCACCGCTTCCAGGGCAGCAGCTGGGACGACGACCCACCCATCGACGACTGCGGCAACGCCCAGCCCCCCAGCGGCACGTACACCTTCTGGAGCATGGTCACCGAGGGCAagttcctcgacgacgcgggcAAGCCCCGCGAGGGCATCGCTACCGGCTACGACGACTGCAGCCAGACG CCATTCCTCTATAACGAGACTGCTCAGGTCTGGGTTTCTTACGATAACGTCGAATCCCTCACGGCCAAGGGCAAGTACATCACCTCGTCCAAGCTGGCTGGCTTTGCCATGTGGGAGGCCGGCGGTGACCACAAAAACATTGTCGTCGACGCAATCCGCTCGGCCGTCGGCTTGTAA
- a CDS encoding Tat pathway signal sequence translates to MVHTALATIDGAFEAVKYTAPDHYNAEFRQTNKWRGLPGTHSNEIDIAWHEIELGAGGIRVTEEEVKNLNMTDSPEMPFHKIPEDQGGGYLAMLEVFHLLHCLNSLRMGLFFNYDHYKFLDEGVPDENIHSHFDHCIDMLRMNLQCQADVTPALFVDPLNNPLRRDALPNWSSMHTCRDFDAILDWNKHGPRSVRWRDAGANPSWDPALKGAEQPFPPEGVDEGHHH, encoded by the exons ATGGTTCACACAGCGCTTGCCACGATTGACGGTG CCTTCGAAGCTGTGAAGTACACAGCGCCAGATCACTACAACGCCGAATTCAGGCAAACAAATAAGTGGCGCGGCCTTCCCGGGACACACTCCAACGAAATTGACATTGCATGGCATGAGATCGAGCTTGGAGCAGGGGGCATCCGGGTcacggaagaagaagtcaaaAACCTGAACATGACCGATTCGCCAGAGATGCCGTTCCACAAAATCCCCGAGGATCAAGGTGGCGGATATTTGGCCATGCTAGAGGTTTTTCATTTGCTCCATTGTCTG AACTCATTGAGAATGGGGCTATTCTTCAACTACGACCACTACAAGTTTCTGGACGAGGGTGTCCCTGACGAAAACATACATTCCCACTTTG ATCACTGTATCGACATGCTGCGGATGAATCTGCAATGTCAAGCCGACGTGACGCCGGCTCTCTTCGTCGACCCGCTCAACAACCCTTTGAGGCGAGATGCTCTCCCAAACTGGTCCTCCATGCACACTTGCAGAGATTTTGATGCTATTTTGGATTGGAACAAGCACGGCCCGAGATCTGTGCGATGGCGGGATGCCGGGGCCAACCCATCGTGGGATCCCGCTCTCAAGGGAGCAGAACAGCCTTTCCCACCAGAGGGAGTTGACGAAGGCCATCACCACTGA
- a CDS encoding C6 zinc finger domain containing protein, with protein MSNSRGLPDVLMTKVDEYVDSLAPQIQPRIAAEIDTFQTRTIDSLEDQVIDAFRSLFNKDKPSGDGSRGLNDAPPDSYGVQSLPFADEIGKLTRSFSVITDEAGDDLRDIFNLTEGRGDGPDTQSRGVSHTDSFSGAKGFLSSAINVVQDHLDKNKGSGGQGFELDGLLGVLSNTVKDAARNPEEKARVISPEIKEKVGLKLREQHAPIAEQFTRIALDHIKRWLRGNTSTRDLGDGVKGEIEDQVKDLVKGLGGLFGNKKSSQEGTRGIGDRDGGDGDGSSGGFSKVISNKLSTGLAKVHREVRLEFRKILGGIEKQLFELLPDAFQRPLEKILGGNPFDSQLDRDAGGNADRGFGDDIKVKLVNKIRGLVRKVQETLRESILGVVNGGHRKFERESWVFVQNIVEQKVQKYLPKVKIDVPDDIGNENVSVGAPTAGSQLDGSGGGHQSGPPQGGNYAPPPPHEQYGGHGSHQQSYNPPPHQEYRPDQHQQYQSHQEYRPNENQPPQSYQQYHSEQYQSQGHNQSYGQGGQNYGGNQSYGGGQGYGGNPDHGQYGDNPRY; from the coding sequence ATGTCCAACTCCCGCGGCCTGCCCGATGTCTTGATGACAAAGGTCGACGAGTACGTCGACTCACTCGCCCCTCAGATCCAGCCACGTATCGCCGCTGAGATCGACACCTTCCAGACGAGGACCATCGACAGCCTCGAGGACCAGGTCATCGACGCCTTCCGCTCTCTCTTTAACAAGGACAAGCCCTCGGGCGATGGCTCGCGAGGCCTGAACGACGCGCCTCCGGACTCGTACGGAGTCCAGTCTCTGCccttcgccgacgagatcggCAAGCTCACGCGCAGCTTCAGCGTCATCACAGACGAGGCCGGAGACGACCTGCGGGACATCTTCAACCTCACTGAAGGCCGCGGTGACGGTCCCGACACCCAGTCGCGCGGCGTCAGTCACACCGACTCCTTCTCCGGTGCCAAGGGCTTCCTCTCGTCTGCCATCAACGTCGTTCAGGACCACCTTGACAAGAACAAGGGCTCCGGCGGACAGGGCTTCGAGCTTGACGGTCTCCTCGGCGTGCTCAGCAACAccgtcaaggacgccgccCGAAACCCGGAGGAGAAGGCCCGTGTCATCAGCCCAGAGATCAAAGAGAAGGTCGGCCTCAAGCTGCGGGAGCAGCACGCGCCCATCGCCGAGCAGTTCACTCGCATCGCGCTGGACCACATCAAGCGCTGGCTGCGTGGCAACACCAGCACgcgcgacctcggcgacggcgtcaagggcgAGATCGAGGACCAGGTCAAGGACTTGGTCaagggcctcggcggcctcttCGGCAACAAGAAGAGCTCCCAGGAGGGCACCCGCGGAATCGGCgaccgcgacggcggcgacggggacggcagcagcggcggcttCTCCAAGGTCATCAGCAACAAGCTCAGCACCGGCCTCGCCAAGGTGCACAGGGAAGTGCGTCTCGAGTTCCGCAAgatcctcggcggcatcgagaaACAGCTCTTCGAGCTCCTGCCGGACGCCTTCCAGCGGCCGCTCGAGAAGATCCTCGGCGGAAACCCCTTCGACTCGCAGCTCGACCGCGACGCTGGCGGCAACGCGGACCGCGGCTTCGGAGACGACATCAAGGTCAAGCTGGTCAACAAGatccgcggcctcgtccgcaaGGTGCAGGAGACGCTGCGCGAGAgcatcctcggcgtcgtcaacggcggccACCGCAAGTTTGAGCGCGAGAGCTGGGTCTTCGTGCAGAACATTGTCGAGCAGAAGGTGCAGAAGTACCTCCCCAAGGTCAAGATCGACGTGCCGGACGACATCGGCAACGAGAACGTCAGCGTCGGTGCGCCGACGGCCGGCTCGCAACTCGACGGTTCGGGTGGTGGTCACCAGTCTGGGCCTCCCCAGGGCGGGAACTacgctcctcctccgccgcacGAGCAGTATGGCGGGCACGGGTCGCACCAGCAGTCGTACAATCCTCCGCCTCACCAGGAGTACCGACCcgaccagcaccagcagtACCAGTCTCACCAGGAATACCGGCCCAACGAGAACCAGCCGCCTCAGTCGTACCAGCAATACCACTCCGAGCAGTACCAGAGCCAAGGGCACAACCAAAGCTACGGCCAAGGGGGCCAGAACTATGGAGGAAACCAAAGTTACGGGGGAGGTCAGGGCTACGGTGGCAACCCGGACCACGGCCAATACGGCGACAACCCGCGGTACTAA
- a CDS encoding C6 zinc finger domain-containing protein: MKFLGTAALTCALLSSAARAAPYTEALISLHKTLVEADSTTKSEALGTQALKTYLEANFTVELQTVEGDRQNVYAYPGNGRKARVLLTSHIDTVPPYIPYSRDGDEIWGRGTSDAKGSAAAQITAVGSLLESGDIAEGDVSLLFVVGEESGGDGMKAANSLNLTWESVVFGEPTENSLVRAHKGVLGFNITADGVAGHSGYPEYGRSAIDLLVRALDKLQETALPWTEEFGNTTLNVGLIAGGIAANVIAESAYGRASIRAATEDLEGIKDILNKAVSEVTPEHVELTFTGQGLPISLDYDVEGFNTTVVNYYTDVPHLNGTHKRYLYGPGTILVAHSAEERITVSDLELAVEGYKRLILESLKR, translated from the exons ATGAAGTTTCTCGGAACGGCTGCCCTCACCTGCGCGCTCCTGAGCTCGGCGGCACGGGCTGCACCCTACACGGAGGCGCTCATCAGTTTACACAAAAcgctcgtcgaggccgactcGACCACCAAGTCGGAAGCCCTCGGGACGCAGGCGCTCAAGACCTATCTCGAAGCCAACTTCACCGTCGAGCTCCAGACCGTCGAAGGAGACAGACAGAACGTCTACGCGTACCCCGGCAACGGCCGCAAGGCGCGCGTGCTCCTCACATCGCACATCGACACGGTGCCGCCGTACATCCCGTACtcccgcgacggcgacgagatctGGGGTCGCGGCACGTCGGACGCGAAAGGGAGCGCCGCTGCGCAGATCACGGCGGTCGGGTCCCTCCTCGAGAGCGGCGAcatcgccgagggcgacgttTCCctgctcttcgtcgtcggcgaagagTCCGGGGGCGACGGCATGAAGGCGGCGAACAGCCTGAACCTCACCTGGGAatccgtcgtcttcggcgagCCGACGGAGAACAGCCTCGTGCGGGCGCACAAGGGCGTGCTGGGGTTCAacatcaccgccgacggGGTCGCTGGACATTCGGGGTACCCCGAGTACGGGCGGAGCGCcatcgacctcctcgtccgcgcTCTGGACAAGCTGCAGGAGACCGCGCTGCCTTGGACCGAGGAGTTTGGGAACACGACGCTGAACGTGGGGTTGATCGCGGGCGGCATTGCAGCGAACGTCATCGCCGAGAGTGCCTATGGGAGGGCCTCCATTCGCGCAGCGACCGAGGATCTGGAGGGAATCAAGGACATCCTCAACAAGGCCGTGTCCGAAGTCACGCCTGAGCATGTCGAACTGACCTTCACCGGCCAAGGATTGCCCATCAGCCTGGACTACGACGTCGAAG GGTTCAACACGACCGTGGTCAACTACTACACTGATGTCCCCCATCTGAACGGCACGCACAAGCGCTATTTGTACGGGCCGGGGACCATTCTTGTCGCCCACTCGGCGGAGGAGCGGATCACTGTCTCGGACTTGGAGCTTGCGGTCGAGGGCTACAAGAGGCTGATCCTGGAGTCGTTGAAGCGATGA
- a CDS encoding Glycosyltransferase family 28 domain-containing protein, with translation MVELQVVNVRVDHYRRQNALGIHLSRPRISWQFQECPQSFKSVNWEVRIQHDGSQQLLVSEPEAQDDNVHSAYWPKSLPIQSRKVYSIDVRARGAEQTDWSPWSEPFVLETGLLYRHDWSSSLISAPWAEDSKDAPQPEDLFRKEFKTEGTIRSARLYVTAQGVYEAEINGRRVGDHFLAPGWTAYDGRLQYQTYDVTSQLSSLDPNCIGIRLAEGWFNGRIGFEGGRRGIWGTRTALLAQLEISYESGVTETIVADDTWKVTRGPIKLAEIYDGEKYDATAEVDGWSSPSAPSGDWHAVDILPPLPATTELISGYGEPVRRLETIAPLEAITTPSGKTILDFGQNMVGYVRIKQIKGQRGHQVTLTHAEVLEKGELGTRPLRDCKATDVYTLRGDSNGESWEPRFSFHGFRYVQVDGWPSSGARLSEAVEAQVCHTDMEEIGNFSCSDEMLNKLYSNIRWSMRGNFLSVPTDCPQRDERLGWTGDLALFAPTATFIYDCFGILKNWLADVAFDQKVLGGVPPMVSPNVLLGHKNWGKIGANAIWHDVVVLAPWALYEETADLTILRDQYESMKTWIDVIPRNKSGSVHLWDFSLFQLGDWLDPNAPPEEPMKALTDPPLVANAFLVRSLDLITKVAAVLSKTDDAARYREEAEAARKEFQDEYVSANGRLISDSQTAYALAISFDLLQPTQLKRAGNRLAEIVRRNGFRIGAGFAGTPFICEALTHTGHSDVAYSMLLNQKCPSWLYPVTMGATTVWERWDSMLPDGTINPGDMTSFNHYAFGAVAKFLVERLAGLQRLEPGWKRSRAQPVLGAEFMHASAEHLTPYGRVSCAWKVCGEASGPQQLKVDVTVPPLTEMEVVLPTRGGKRVEVVGPGDWSFTTDYERSYEWPVKELSIFP, from the exons ATGGTGGAACTCCAGGTTGTCAACGTTCGTGTCGACCATTATCGGCGTCAGAACGCGCTGGGCATTCATCTAAGCAGGCCTCGGATCTCATGGCAATTCCAAGAATGCCCTCAGAGTTTCAAATCAGTCAACTGGGAGGTCCGAATCCAGCACGATGGATCTCAGCAGCTTTTGGTGAGCGAGCCTGAAGCTCAAGACGACAATGTTCACTCGGCATACTGGCCCAAAAGCTTGCCTATCCAGTCTCGCAAGGTTTACTCCATCGATGTCAGGGCCCGGGGTGCCGAGCAGACAGATTGGTCGCCCTGGAGCGAGCCATTCGTCCTGGAAACAGGTCTCTTGTATCGCCACGACTGGAGCAGCAGTCTCATCTCGGCGCCTTGGGCGGAAGATAGCAAGGACGCACCGCAGCCCGAGGACCTCTTCCGAAAAGAGTTCAAGACAGAGGGAACCATTCGCTCTGCGAGACTCTATGTAACAGCACAGGGCGTgtacgaggccgagatcaaCGGGCGTAGAGTTGGCGACCATTTCCTTGCCCCAGGTTGGACAGCCTACGACGGAAGACTGCAATATCAGACTTACGACGTCACTTCGCAGCTCTCTTCCCTCGATCCGAACTGCATCGGTATCCGGTTAGCCGAAGGATGGTTCAATGGCCGCATCGGCTTTGAGGGTGGGCGAAGGGGCATATGGGGCACTCGCACTGCGCTTCTGGCTCAGCTTGAGATTTCCTACGAGAGTGGTGTCACCGAGACTATCGTCGCCGATGACACCTGGAAAGTAACTCGCGGACCCATCAAGCTCGCTGAGATCTACGACGGAGAGAAGTACGATGCGACGGCAGAGGTGGATGGCTGGTCAAGCCCAAGTGCGCCTTCGGGAGATTGGCATGCTGTCGATATTCTCCCGCCCCTGCCTGCCACAACAGAACTTATCTCTGGGTATGGAGAGCCGGTCCGGAGGCTTGAAACAATCGCCCCATTGGAGGCTATTACAACGCCCTCTGGTAAAACCATCCTCGATTTTGGTCAAAATATGGTTGGATACGTTCGCATCAAACAGATCAAGGGCCAGCGAGGACACCAAGTGACACTGACCCACGCCGAAGTCCTGGAGAAGGGGGAGTTGGGAACAAGACCGCTGAGAGATTGCAAAGCCACGGATGTCTACACACTGAGAGGCGACTCGAACGGCGAGTCTTGGGAGCCACGGTTCAGCTTCCACGGATTCCGTTACGTCCAAGTCGATGGCTGGCCCTCGTCCGGGGCCAGGCTTTCGGAAGCTGTCGAGGCTCAGGTGTGCCACACCGACATGGAAGAGATTGGAAACTTCTCCTGTTCGGATGAGATGCTGAACAAGCTGTACAGCAACATCCGATGGTCGATGAGGGGCAACTTCCTATCCGTACCGACCGATTGTCCACAGCGAGACGAACGGCTTGGGTGGACCGGAGATCTTGCGCTGTTTGCGCCTACGGCGACCTTTATATACGACTGCTTCGGCATCCTGAAGAACTGGCTCGCGGATGTGGCCTTTGATCAGAAGGTGCTGGGTGGCGTTCCGCCCATGGTGTCTCCCAACGTTCTCCTCGGTCACAAGAACTGGGGCAAGATCGGCGCCAACGCCATCTGGCACGATGTGGTTGTGCTTGCGCCTTGGGCTCTTTACGAGGAAACGGCCGACCTCACTATACTCCGAGACCAATACGAGTCCATGAAAACATGGATTGATGTGATCCCGAGGAACAAGTCCGGCTCGGTACACCTGTGGGACTTTAGCTTGTTCCAGCTTGGG GACTGGCTGGATCCCAACGCTCCCCCCGAAGAGCCGATGAAGGCGTTGACAGATCCCCCGCTCGTGGCAAACGCTTTCCTCGTCAGATCCCTCGATTTGATCACAAAGGTGGCGGCAGTCTTGTCAAAGACAGACGACGCTGCACGGTatcgagaagaagccgaggcAGCCCGCAAAGAGTTCCAAGATGAGTACGTCAGCGCCAACGGACGCCTCATATCCGACTCGCAGACCGCCTACGCGCTCGCGATCTCGTTTGATCTCCTCCAACCTACCCAGCTGAAGCGAGCCGGGAACCGTCTGGCAGAGATTGTCCGGCGTAACGGCTTCAGGATCGGCGCAGGGTTCGCTGGGACGCCCTTCATCTGCGAAGCCCTCACCCACACCGGCCACAGCGATGTCGCTTACTCCATGCTCTTGAACCAGAAGTGCCCGTCGTGGTTATACCCGGTGACGATGGGCGCGACGACGGTATGGGAGCGCTGGGACAGCATGCTGCCGGACGGGACCATCAACCCCGGCGACATGACGTCCTTCAACCACTACGCCTTTGGTGCGGTGGCCAAGTTCCTCGTGGAGCGCCTTGCGGGCTTGCAGCGGTTGGAGCCTGGCTGGAAGCGATCGAGGGCACAGCCGGTGCTGGGGGCGGAGTTTATGCATGCGTCGGCGGAACATCTTACGCCGTACGGCAGGGTGTCTTGCGCCTGGAAGGTATGCGGTGAGGCAAGCGGCCCGCAACAGCTCAAAGTCGACGTGACTGTGCCGCCTCTCACGGAGATGGAGGTGGTATTGCCAACCAGAGGCGGGAAAAgggtcgaggttgtcggcCCTGGTGACTGGTCTTTTACCACAGATTATGAACGTAGCTACGAGTGGCCGGTGAAGGAATTGTCAATCTTCCCATAA